AGAACCGCCCTGCCTCCGGTAGGTCTCGAAACAACGTCGAAACCCTTGCTTTTAGCTTTTTCGATAATTTTATCGTCTATATTCTTATCTTTTTGAAAAAAACCTAACGATAACGCAGGAGGATTAAAATAATAAATCCTTAAGGTTGGATCTGCGGAAAAAGCGTCCGCAGTTTTATATTTATTTAATAAAAAAAGGTCGGCGGACATATTAAAACTGCCGGAATGTCCGCCTGAAATTATAAGGTTGAAACTCATCAAGAATTTTTCAAATATTCTTCGTATGCCGCCTGATACATAAGATCGTTAAGCTCGTCTTCGTTAGTCAGTTTAACTTTAAGAAGCCATCCGGCATCGTAAGGTTCTTCATTTACTAATTCAGGCTCGTCTTTCAAGGAGTCGTTTACGCTGATCACGTGACCGCTTACCGGCGCATAAAGTTCTGAAACCGATTTAGCCGATTCTATAGTACCGAAAGATTCGTTTTGTTCAAGTTCGTAACCTACCTCAGGCAGATCGACGTATATAATGTCTCCGAGCTGATCCTGGGCATAGTCCGTCACCCCTATAAGAGCGTTATCGCCGGTTACTTTTACCCAGATATGTTCCGAATTATATTTTAAGCCTTTTGGAAAATCCATAATTCCCCCTTTGCTATCCCTGTTATTATTATTTAGATGATTATATTATGTTAATGCCTTTTTATGCTTACAACATATAATAACTATAATGCGTAAATTATTCGGTATTTAATATATATTGCATACGATATATAATTTATTTAATAATTTTATTAAAATATTTGCAACATAAAATTTATATAATTTAAATAAATTTTAATTATTTTTCATCTTTCGATAAATCTCTGTACGTAACCTATATCTACTTTTCCGGAAATGAAATCGCTGTCGTTTAATATTCTTTTAAGAAAAGGAATATTTGT
This window of the Candidatus Acidulodesulfobacterium acidiphilum genome carries:
- a CDS encoding lipoate--protein ligase family protein → MSFNLIISGGHSGSFNMSADLFLLNKYKTADAFSADPTLRIYYFNPPALSLGFFQKDKNIDDKIIEKAKSKGFDVVSRPTGGRAVL
- the gcvH gene encoding glycine cleavage system protein GcvH, which produces MDFPKGLKYNSEHIWVKVTGDNALIGVTDYAQDQLGDIIYVDLPEVGYELEQNESFGTIESAKSVSELYAPVSGHVISVNDSLKDEPELVNEEPYDAGWLLKVKLTNEDELNDLMYQAAYEEYLKNS